One window of Oncorhynchus masou masou isolate Uvic2021 chromosome 28, UVic_Omas_1.1, whole genome shotgun sequence genomic DNA carries:
- the LOC135517855 gene encoding E3 ubiquitin-protein ligase NEURL3-like isoform X2: protein MEIGRSTEMYPPNICGRHCLGPLSFHIGALGTDVCLSLGGRRVERDRETFQNGLTFSSRPIRVQEKIHLRVECCDQHWHGALRLGFTIIPPSSSGPLFPPAMAIPDLTTTYGYWASIVPSSLIMPGTELRFWVTRRGILVYEGPNGLRYKLPKGVDVTRPLWAMIDVYGQTRAVLLLGSEKKDLLKLRIRRSCPVPPPPSVSHRDSCMCVNEDHPCRTPQDYRLSADPIPTTEIDNSIELLWSFPAPTAACAVAAPCGSWPSLETAHCVAIQSDTAMRTGG, encoded by the exons ATGGAGATTGGTAGGAGCACTG AGATGTATCCACCCAATATATGTGGGCGTCACTGTCTGGGGCCCCTGTCCTTCCACATAGGGGCCTTGGGAACCGATGTGTGTCTGAGTCTGGGAGGTAGACgtgtggagagggacagagagacctTCCAGAATGGTCTGACTTTCAGCAGTCGTCCAATCAGGGTCCAGGAGAAGATACATCTGCGGGTGGAATGTTGTGACCAACACTGGCATGGAGCTCTGCGGCTGGGCTTCACCATcataccaccctcctcctctgGGCCCCTCTTCCCTCCTGCTATGGCTATCCCTGACCTCACCACCACCTACGGGTACTGGGCATCCATCGTGCCCTCCAGCCTCATCATGCCAGGGACAGAGCTCCGCTTCTGGGTGACCCGTCGAGGAATACTGGTTTACGAGGGGCCAAATGGTTTGAGGTACAAGCTACCGAAGGGGGTGGATGTGACACGCCCCCTGTGGGCCATGATAGATGTCTACGGACAGACCAGAGCTGTGCTCCTATTGG GATCAGAAAAGAAAGACTTATTGAAGTTGCGGATCCGgaggtcctgtcctgtccctcctcctccctctgtgtctcaTAGGGACAGCTGCATGTGTGTGAACGAGGATCATCCCTGTCGCACCCCTCAGGACTACAGGCTCTCTGCTGACCCTATCCCTACCACAGAGATAGACAACTCTATAG AGCTTCTGTGGTCCTTCCCTGCGCCCACCGCTGCCTGTGCCGTCGCTGCGCCCTGCGGGTCATGGCCGAGTTTGGAAACTGCCCACTGTGTCGCCATTCAATCAGATACAGCGATGAGGACAGGGGGATAA
- the LOC135517855 gene encoding E3 ubiquitin-protein ligase NEURL3-like isoform X1, producing MEIGRSTEMYPPNICGRHCLGPLSFHIGALGTDVCLSLGGRRVERDRETFQNGLTFSSRPIRVQEKIHLRVECCDQHWHGALRLGFTIIPPSSSGPLFPPAMAIPDLTTTYGYWASIVPSSLIMPGTELRFWVTRRGILVYEGPNGLRYKLPKGVDVTRPLWAMIDVYGQTRAVLLLGSEKKDLLKLRIRRSCPVPPPPSVSHRDSCMCVNEDHPCRTPQDYRLSADPIPTTEIDNSIDRDCVVCLSARASVVLPCAHRCLCRRCALRVMAEFGNCPLCRHSIRYSDEDRGIKS from the exons ATGGAGATTGGTAGGAGCACTG AGATGTATCCACCCAATATATGTGGGCGTCACTGTCTGGGGCCCCTGTCCTTCCACATAGGGGCCTTGGGAACCGATGTGTGTCTGAGTCTGGGAGGTAGACgtgtggagagggacagagagacctTCCAGAATGGTCTGACTTTCAGCAGTCGTCCAATCAGGGTCCAGGAGAAGATACATCTGCGGGTGGAATGTTGTGACCAACACTGGCATGGAGCTCTGCGGCTGGGCTTCACCATcataccaccctcctcctctgGGCCCCTCTTCCCTCCTGCTATGGCTATCCCTGACCTCACCACCACCTACGGGTACTGGGCATCCATCGTGCCCTCCAGCCTCATCATGCCAGGGACAGAGCTCCGCTTCTGGGTGACCCGTCGAGGAATACTGGTTTACGAGGGGCCAAATGGTTTGAGGTACAAGCTACCGAAGGGGGTGGATGTGACACGCCCCCTGTGGGCCATGATAGATGTCTACGGACAGACCAGAGCTGTGCTCCTATTGG GATCAGAAAAGAAAGACTTATTGAAGTTGCGGATCCGgaggtcctgtcctgtccctcctcctccctctgtgtctcaTAGGGACAGCTGCATGTGTGTGAACGAGGATCATCCCTGTCGCACCCCTCAGGACTACAGGCTCTCTGCTGACCCTATCCCTACCACAGAGATAGACAACTCTATAG ATCGTGATTGCGTGGTCTGTCTATCTGCTAGAGCTTCTGTGGTCCTTCCCTGCGCCCACCGCTGCCTGTGCCGTCGCTGCGCCCTGCGGGTCATGGCCGAGTTTGGAAACTGCCCACTGTGTCGCCATTCAATCAGATACAGCGATGAGGACAGGGGGATAAAAAGTTGA